From a single Lolium rigidum isolate FL_2022 chromosome 7, APGP_CSIRO_Lrig_0.1, whole genome shotgun sequence genomic region:
- the LOC124670573 gene encoding G-type lectin S-receptor-like serine/threonine-protein kinase B120 isoform X3 — MAMRYIPIFILLFLSSSCKSDDQLTHTKPLTLGDTLISNGGGFALGFFSPSSSNTSLYLGIWYHNIPGPITIVWVANRDNPILAPSSPVLAITNSSDLVLSDSQGRTPWAVKKNSTGAGATAVLLDEGNLVLRLPNGKITWQSFDHPTDTVLPKMRFLVSYKAKVAMRLVAWKGPDDPSSGDFSCSGDPSSPDLQFVTWNKTEPYCRLTVRSGKSVSGGTYLTNTSSVLYQTSVNSGDEFYVTYTISDNSTLMRLMIDYTGKLKYLSWNRHTSSWAIFGEHPYVPCELYASCGPFSYCDFTQITPACQCLDGFEPDDGVNFFSKGCYRQEALKCGKQSHFAPLSGMKVPDNFFHIRNRSLDECAAECSRNCSCTAYAYSDLSSAGAMADPSRCLVWSGELIDAGKSTSGENMYIRLANSPVNKKPTTEQILLPIIAFLLLLACIALVGIYKYKAGKWRKKKNQKKLMLGYFSTSKELEGNSTVPSVTFEDILSATNFFADSNLLGRGGFGKVYKGTFEGENVVAVKRLSQNSGQGTVEFRNEVVLIAKLQHKNLVRLLGCCIHGDEKLLIYEYLPNKSLDSYLFDGARKYELDWLTRFKIIKGIARGILYLHQDSRLTIIHRDLKASNILLDKEMTPKISDFGMARIFGANQNQANTNRVVGTYGYMSPEYAMRGAFSVKSDTYSFGVLLLEIVSGLKISSPQLIANFSSLITYAWRLWEDEKATELVDCSVVASCPLHEVLRCIHVGLLCVQDHPNDRPLMSSVMNMIENENALLPTPKQPIYFAESNYEGAEARESMENSVNEMSITTLEGR; from the exons ATGGCTATGCGCTACATTCCCATCTTCATCCTCCTATTCTTGAGTTCATCCTGCAAATCTGATGATCAGCTCACACACACAAAGCCACTCACCCTCGGCGATACGCTCATCTCCAACGGCGGGGGCTTTGCTCTCGGCTTCTTCTCCCCGAGCAGCTCCAACACCAGCCTGTACCTTGGGATATGGTACCACAACATCCCTGGACCAATCACCATCGTGTGGGTTGCCAACCGAGACAACCCAATTCTCGCCCCTTCATCCCCGGTGCTCGCCATCACCAACAGTTCAGACCTGGTGTTGTCAGATTCCCAAGGTCGCACTCCTTGGGCGGTGAAGAAAAACAGCACGGGCGCTGGAGCTACTGCAGTGCTTCTCGACGAGGGGAACTTGGTCCTCCGACTTCCAAATGGTAAGATCACATGGCAGAGTTTTGATCACCCAACCGACACAGTACTTCCCAAGATGAGATTTTTGGTGAGCTACAAGGCAAAAGTCGCCATgcggcttgttgcttggaagggcCCAGATGACCCATCTTCTGGGGATTTCTCGTGCAGCGGCGACCCTAGCTCTCCAGACCTTCAGTTCGTCACATGGAACAAGACAGAGCCATATTGCCGCCTCACTGTCCGGAGCGGCAAGTCTGTGTCCGGTGGCACATATCTAACCAACACCAGCTCCGTCTTGTACCAAACGTCTGTCAACTCTGGAGACGAGTTCTACGTCACCTACACAATCTCTGACAACTCAACGCTCATGCGCTTGATGATTGACTACACTGGCAAGTTGAAGTACCTAAGTTGGAATAGACACACATCATCATGGGCAATCTTTGGAGAACACCCCTATGTTCCATGCGAACTCTATGCCTCGTGTGGCCCATTCAGTTATTGCGACTTCACTCAGATTACACCAGCTTGCCAATGCCTTGATGGATTTGAGCCTGACGACGGTGTTAATTTTTTCTCTAAAGGATGTTACAGACAGGAAGCGCTCAAATGCGGCAAGCAAAGTCATTTCGCTCCGTTATCTGGGATGAAGGTTCCTGATAACTTCTTCCACATAAGGAACAGAAGCTTAGATGAATGTGCAGCTGAGTGTAGTCGCAACTGCTCGTGCACGGCTTACGCTTACAGCGACTTGAGTAGCGCCGGTGCAATGGCTGACCCTTCAAGGTGCTTAGTTTGGTCAGGGGAGCTTATCGATGCTGGGAAGTCAACCTCTGGCGAGAATATGTACATCCGCCTGGCCAATTCTCCTG TTAACAAGAAACCTACTACAGAACAGATTCTACTCCCGATTATAGCCTTCTTGTTGCTATTGGCATGCATAGCCCTCGTCGGGATCTACAAATACAAAG CAGGCAaatggagaaagaagaaaaaccaGAAGAAACTGATGCTAGGATACTTCAGCACATCCAAAGAACTTGAGGGCAATAGTACAGTTCCATCTGTTACCTTTGAAGATATCCTTTCAGCAACAAATTTTTTCGCTGACTCCAACTTGCTAGGGCGGGGAGGCTTTGGCAAAGTGTACAAG GGAACATTTGAAGGTGAAAATGTGGTGGCTGTCAAAAGGCTTAGCCAGAATTCTGGACAAGGTACAGTGGAGTTCAGGAATGAAGTAGTTTTAATTGCCAAACTGCAGCACAAAAACCTAGTCAGACTTCTTGGTTGCTGCATTCATGGGGATGAGAAGTTACTGATCTACGAATACCTACCTAACAAAAGCTTGGATTCCTATCTTTTCG ATGGTGCACGAAAATATGAGCTTGATTGGTTGACACGGTTCAAAATAATTAAAGGAATAGCAAGAGGCATTCTTTATCTCCATCAGGATTCAAGATTAACAATAATTCACAGAGATCTCAAAGCAAGCAACATCTTATTGGACAAAGAAATGACTCCGAAAATTTCAGATTTTGGCATGGCAAGAATATTTGGTGCTAACCAGAACCAAGCAAACACTAACCGGGTCGTTGGAACATA TGGTTATATGTCGCCTGAATATGCAATGCGAGGTGCCTTTTCTGTAAAATCAGATACTTATAGCTTCGGCGTTCTTCTACTGGAGATTGTAAGTGGCTTGAAGATCAGCTCACCTCAGCTCATAGCCAACTTTTCTAGCCTGATCACCTAT gcgtggagattatgGGAAGATGAAAAGGCAACTGAACTGGTGGACTGTTCAGTTGTTGCAAGCTGCCCACTTCATGAAGTTCTACGGTGCATTCATGTGGGACTCTTGTGTGTTCAAGATCATCCCAATGATAGGCCACTAATGTCATCGGTTATGAATATGATCGAGAATGAAAACGCACTTCTTCCGACTCCAAAACAACCTATATATTTTGCTGAAAGTAACTATGAAGGTGCAGAAGCAAGAGAGAGCATGGAGAACTCCGTGAATGAAATGAGTATCACCACACTTGAGGGCCGTTAG
- the LOC124670573 gene encoding G-type lectin S-receptor-like serine/threonine-protein kinase B120 isoform X2, translated as MAMRYIPIFILLFLSSSCKSDDQLTHTKPLTLGDTLISNGGGFALGFFSPSSSNTSLYLGIWYHNIPGPITIVWVANRDNPILAPSSPVLAITNSSDLVLSDSQGRTPWAVKKNSTGAGATAVLLDEGNLVLRLPNGKITWQSFDHPTDTVLPKMRFLVSYKAKVAMRLVAWKGPDDPSSGDFSCSGDPSSPDLQFVTWNKTEPYCRLTVRSGKSVSGGTYLTNTSSVLYQTSVNSGDEFYVTYTISDNSTLMRLMIDYTGKLKYLSWNRHTSSWAIFGEHPYVPCELYASCGPFSYCDFTQITPACQCLDGFEPDDGVNFFSKGCYRQEALKCGKQSHFAPLSGMKVPDNFFHIRNRSLDECAAECSRNCSCTAYAYSDLSSAGAMADPSRCLVWSGELIDAGKSTSGENMYIRLANSPAVNKKPTTEQILLPIIAFLLLLACIALVGIYKYKGKWRKKKNQKKLMLGYFSTSKELEGNSTVPSVTFEDILSATNFFADSNLLGRGGFGKVYKGTFEGENVVAVKRLSQNSGQGTVEFRNEVVLIAKLQHKNLVRLLGCCIHGDEKLLIYEYLPNKSLDSYLFDGARKYELDWLTRFKIIKGIARGILYLHQDSRLTIIHRDLKASNILLDKEMTPKISDFGMARIFGANQNQANTNRVVGTYGYMSPEYAMRGAFSVKSDTYSFGVLLLEIVSGLKISSPQLIANFSSLITYAWRLWEDEKATELVDCSVVASCPLHEVLRCIHVGLLCVQDHPNDRPLMSSVMNMIENENALLPTPKQPIYFAESNYEGAEARESMENSVNEMSITTLEGR; from the exons ATGGCTATGCGCTACATTCCCATCTTCATCCTCCTATTCTTGAGTTCATCCTGCAAATCTGATGATCAGCTCACACACACAAAGCCACTCACCCTCGGCGATACGCTCATCTCCAACGGCGGGGGCTTTGCTCTCGGCTTCTTCTCCCCGAGCAGCTCCAACACCAGCCTGTACCTTGGGATATGGTACCACAACATCCCTGGACCAATCACCATCGTGTGGGTTGCCAACCGAGACAACCCAATTCTCGCCCCTTCATCCCCGGTGCTCGCCATCACCAACAGTTCAGACCTGGTGTTGTCAGATTCCCAAGGTCGCACTCCTTGGGCGGTGAAGAAAAACAGCACGGGCGCTGGAGCTACTGCAGTGCTTCTCGACGAGGGGAACTTGGTCCTCCGACTTCCAAATGGTAAGATCACATGGCAGAGTTTTGATCACCCAACCGACACAGTACTTCCCAAGATGAGATTTTTGGTGAGCTACAAGGCAAAAGTCGCCATgcggcttgttgcttggaagggcCCAGATGACCCATCTTCTGGGGATTTCTCGTGCAGCGGCGACCCTAGCTCTCCAGACCTTCAGTTCGTCACATGGAACAAGACAGAGCCATATTGCCGCCTCACTGTCCGGAGCGGCAAGTCTGTGTCCGGTGGCACATATCTAACCAACACCAGCTCCGTCTTGTACCAAACGTCTGTCAACTCTGGAGACGAGTTCTACGTCACCTACACAATCTCTGACAACTCAACGCTCATGCGCTTGATGATTGACTACACTGGCAAGTTGAAGTACCTAAGTTGGAATAGACACACATCATCATGGGCAATCTTTGGAGAACACCCCTATGTTCCATGCGAACTCTATGCCTCGTGTGGCCCATTCAGTTATTGCGACTTCACTCAGATTACACCAGCTTGCCAATGCCTTGATGGATTTGAGCCTGACGACGGTGTTAATTTTTTCTCTAAAGGATGTTACAGACAGGAAGCGCTCAAATGCGGCAAGCAAAGTCATTTCGCTCCGTTATCTGGGATGAAGGTTCCTGATAACTTCTTCCACATAAGGAACAGAAGCTTAGATGAATGTGCAGCTGAGTGTAGTCGCAACTGCTCGTGCACGGCTTACGCTTACAGCGACTTGAGTAGCGCCGGTGCAATGGCTGACCCTTCAAGGTGCTTAGTTTGGTCAGGGGAGCTTATCGATGCTGGGAAGTCAACCTCTGGCGAGAATATGTACATCCGCCTGGCCAATTCTCCTG CAGTTAACAAGAAACCTACTACAGAACAGATTCTACTCCCGATTATAGCCTTCTTGTTGCTATTGGCATGCATAGCCCTCGTCGGGATCTACAAATACAAAG GCAaatggagaaagaagaaaaaccaGAAGAAACTGATGCTAGGATACTTCAGCACATCCAAAGAACTTGAGGGCAATAGTACAGTTCCATCTGTTACCTTTGAAGATATCCTTTCAGCAACAAATTTTTTCGCTGACTCCAACTTGCTAGGGCGGGGAGGCTTTGGCAAAGTGTACAAG GGAACATTTGAAGGTGAAAATGTGGTGGCTGTCAAAAGGCTTAGCCAGAATTCTGGACAAGGTACAGTGGAGTTCAGGAATGAAGTAGTTTTAATTGCCAAACTGCAGCACAAAAACCTAGTCAGACTTCTTGGTTGCTGCATTCATGGGGATGAGAAGTTACTGATCTACGAATACCTACCTAACAAAAGCTTGGATTCCTATCTTTTCG ATGGTGCACGAAAATATGAGCTTGATTGGTTGACACGGTTCAAAATAATTAAAGGAATAGCAAGAGGCATTCTTTATCTCCATCAGGATTCAAGATTAACAATAATTCACAGAGATCTCAAAGCAAGCAACATCTTATTGGACAAAGAAATGACTCCGAAAATTTCAGATTTTGGCATGGCAAGAATATTTGGTGCTAACCAGAACCAAGCAAACACTAACCGGGTCGTTGGAACATA TGGTTATATGTCGCCTGAATATGCAATGCGAGGTGCCTTTTCTGTAAAATCAGATACTTATAGCTTCGGCGTTCTTCTACTGGAGATTGTAAGTGGCTTGAAGATCAGCTCACCTCAGCTCATAGCCAACTTTTCTAGCCTGATCACCTAT gcgtggagattatgGGAAGATGAAAAGGCAACTGAACTGGTGGACTGTTCAGTTGTTGCAAGCTGCCCACTTCATGAAGTTCTACGGTGCATTCATGTGGGACTCTTGTGTGTTCAAGATCATCCCAATGATAGGCCACTAATGTCATCGGTTATGAATATGATCGAGAATGAAAACGCACTTCTTCCGACTCCAAAACAACCTATATATTTTGCTGAAAGTAACTATGAAGGTGCAGAAGCAAGAGAGAGCATGGAGAACTCCGTGAATGAAATGAGTATCACCACACTTGAGGGCCGTTAG
- the LOC124670573 gene encoding G-type lectin S-receptor-like serine/threonine-protein kinase B120 isoform X4, producing the protein MAMRYIPIFILLFLSSSCKSDDQLTHTKPLTLGDTLISNGGGFALGFFSPSSSNTSLYLGIWYHNIPGPITIVWVANRDNPILAPSSPVLAITNSSDLVLSDSQGRTPWAVKKNSTGAGATAVLLDEGNLVLRLPNGKITWQSFDHPTDTVLPKMRFLVSYKAKVAMRLVAWKGPDDPSSGDFSCSGDPSSPDLQFVTWNKTEPYCRLTVRSGKSVSGGTYLTNTSSVLYQTSVNSGDEFYVTYTISDNSTLMRLMIDYTGKLKYLSWNRHTSSWAIFGEHPYVPCELYASCGPFSYCDFTQITPACQCLDGFEPDDGVNFFSKGCYRQEALKCGKQSHFAPLSGMKVPDNFFHIRNRSLDECAAECSRNCSCTAYAYSDLSSAGAMADPSRCLVWSGELIDAGKSTSGENMYIRLANSPVNKKPTTEQILLPIIAFLLLLACIALVGIYKYKGKWRKKKNQKKLMLGYFSTSKELEGNSTVPSVTFEDILSATNFFADSNLLGRGGFGKVYKGTFEGENVVAVKRLSQNSGQGTVEFRNEVVLIAKLQHKNLVRLLGCCIHGDEKLLIYEYLPNKSLDSYLFDGARKYELDWLTRFKIIKGIARGILYLHQDSRLTIIHRDLKASNILLDKEMTPKISDFGMARIFGANQNQANTNRVVGTYGYMSPEYAMRGAFSVKSDTYSFGVLLLEIVSGLKISSPQLIANFSSLITYAWRLWEDEKATELVDCSVVASCPLHEVLRCIHVGLLCVQDHPNDRPLMSSVMNMIENENALLPTPKQPIYFAESNYEGAEARESMENSVNEMSITTLEGR; encoded by the exons ATGGCTATGCGCTACATTCCCATCTTCATCCTCCTATTCTTGAGTTCATCCTGCAAATCTGATGATCAGCTCACACACACAAAGCCACTCACCCTCGGCGATACGCTCATCTCCAACGGCGGGGGCTTTGCTCTCGGCTTCTTCTCCCCGAGCAGCTCCAACACCAGCCTGTACCTTGGGATATGGTACCACAACATCCCTGGACCAATCACCATCGTGTGGGTTGCCAACCGAGACAACCCAATTCTCGCCCCTTCATCCCCGGTGCTCGCCATCACCAACAGTTCAGACCTGGTGTTGTCAGATTCCCAAGGTCGCACTCCTTGGGCGGTGAAGAAAAACAGCACGGGCGCTGGAGCTACTGCAGTGCTTCTCGACGAGGGGAACTTGGTCCTCCGACTTCCAAATGGTAAGATCACATGGCAGAGTTTTGATCACCCAACCGACACAGTACTTCCCAAGATGAGATTTTTGGTGAGCTACAAGGCAAAAGTCGCCATgcggcttgttgcttggaagggcCCAGATGACCCATCTTCTGGGGATTTCTCGTGCAGCGGCGACCCTAGCTCTCCAGACCTTCAGTTCGTCACATGGAACAAGACAGAGCCATATTGCCGCCTCACTGTCCGGAGCGGCAAGTCTGTGTCCGGTGGCACATATCTAACCAACACCAGCTCCGTCTTGTACCAAACGTCTGTCAACTCTGGAGACGAGTTCTACGTCACCTACACAATCTCTGACAACTCAACGCTCATGCGCTTGATGATTGACTACACTGGCAAGTTGAAGTACCTAAGTTGGAATAGACACACATCATCATGGGCAATCTTTGGAGAACACCCCTATGTTCCATGCGAACTCTATGCCTCGTGTGGCCCATTCAGTTATTGCGACTTCACTCAGATTACACCAGCTTGCCAATGCCTTGATGGATTTGAGCCTGACGACGGTGTTAATTTTTTCTCTAAAGGATGTTACAGACAGGAAGCGCTCAAATGCGGCAAGCAAAGTCATTTCGCTCCGTTATCTGGGATGAAGGTTCCTGATAACTTCTTCCACATAAGGAACAGAAGCTTAGATGAATGTGCAGCTGAGTGTAGTCGCAACTGCTCGTGCACGGCTTACGCTTACAGCGACTTGAGTAGCGCCGGTGCAATGGCTGACCCTTCAAGGTGCTTAGTTTGGTCAGGGGAGCTTATCGATGCTGGGAAGTCAACCTCTGGCGAGAATATGTACATCCGCCTGGCCAATTCTCCTG TTAACAAGAAACCTACTACAGAACAGATTCTACTCCCGATTATAGCCTTCTTGTTGCTATTGGCATGCATAGCCCTCGTCGGGATCTACAAATACAAAG GCAaatggagaaagaagaaaaaccaGAAGAAACTGATGCTAGGATACTTCAGCACATCCAAAGAACTTGAGGGCAATAGTACAGTTCCATCTGTTACCTTTGAAGATATCCTTTCAGCAACAAATTTTTTCGCTGACTCCAACTTGCTAGGGCGGGGAGGCTTTGGCAAAGTGTACAAG GGAACATTTGAAGGTGAAAATGTGGTGGCTGTCAAAAGGCTTAGCCAGAATTCTGGACAAGGTACAGTGGAGTTCAGGAATGAAGTAGTTTTAATTGCCAAACTGCAGCACAAAAACCTAGTCAGACTTCTTGGTTGCTGCATTCATGGGGATGAGAAGTTACTGATCTACGAATACCTACCTAACAAAAGCTTGGATTCCTATCTTTTCG ATGGTGCACGAAAATATGAGCTTGATTGGTTGACACGGTTCAAAATAATTAAAGGAATAGCAAGAGGCATTCTTTATCTCCATCAGGATTCAAGATTAACAATAATTCACAGAGATCTCAAAGCAAGCAACATCTTATTGGACAAAGAAATGACTCCGAAAATTTCAGATTTTGGCATGGCAAGAATATTTGGTGCTAACCAGAACCAAGCAAACACTAACCGGGTCGTTGGAACATA TGGTTATATGTCGCCTGAATATGCAATGCGAGGTGCCTTTTCTGTAAAATCAGATACTTATAGCTTCGGCGTTCTTCTACTGGAGATTGTAAGTGGCTTGAAGATCAGCTCACCTCAGCTCATAGCCAACTTTTCTAGCCTGATCACCTAT gcgtggagattatgGGAAGATGAAAAGGCAACTGAACTGGTGGACTGTTCAGTTGTTGCAAGCTGCCCACTTCATGAAGTTCTACGGTGCATTCATGTGGGACTCTTGTGTGTTCAAGATCATCCCAATGATAGGCCACTAATGTCATCGGTTATGAATATGATCGAGAATGAAAACGCACTTCTTCCGACTCCAAAACAACCTATATATTTTGCTGAAAGTAACTATGAAGGTGCAGAAGCAAGAGAGAGCATGGAGAACTCCGTGAATGAAATGAGTATCACCACACTTGAGGGCCGTTAG
- the LOC124670573 gene encoding G-type lectin S-receptor-like serine/threonine-protein kinase B120 isoform X6 produces the protein MAMRYIPIFILLFLSSSCKSDDQLTHTKPLTLGDTLISNGGGFALGFFSPSSSNTSLYLGIWYHNIPGPITIVWVANRDNPILAPSSPVLAITNSSDLVLSDSQGRTPWAVKKNSTGAGATAVLLDEGNLVLRLPNGKITWQSFDHPTDTVLPKMRFLVSYKAKVAMRLVAWKGPDDPSSGDFSCSGDPSSPDLQFVTWNKTEPYCRLTVRSGKSVSGGTYLTNTSSVLYQTSVNSGDEFYVTYTISDNSTLMRLMIDYTGKLKYLSWNRHTSSWAIFGEHPYVPCELYASCGPFSYCDFTQITPACQCLDGFEPDDGVNFFSKGCYRQEALKCGKQSHFAPLSGMKVPDNFFHIRNRSLDECAAECSRNCSCTAYAYSDLSSAGAMADPSRCLVWSGELIDAGKSTSGENMYIRLANSPAVNKKPTTEQILLPIIAFLLLLACIALVGIYKYKAGKWRKKKNQKKLMLGYFSTSKELEGNSTVPSVTFEDILSATNFFADSNLLGRGGFGKVYKGTFEGENVVAVKRLSQNSGQGTVEFRNEVVLIAKLQHKNLVRLLGCCIHGDEKLLIYEYLPNKSLDSYLFDFGMARIFGANQNQANTNRVVGTYGYMSPEYAMRGAFSVKSDTYSFGVLLLEIVSGLKISSPQLIANFSSLITYAWRLWEDEKATELVDCSVVASCPLHEVLRCIHVGLLCVQDHPNDRPLMSSVMNMIENENALLPTPKQPIYFAESNYEGAEARESMENSVNEMSITTLEGR, from the exons ATGGCTATGCGCTACATTCCCATCTTCATCCTCCTATTCTTGAGTTCATCCTGCAAATCTGATGATCAGCTCACACACACAAAGCCACTCACCCTCGGCGATACGCTCATCTCCAACGGCGGGGGCTTTGCTCTCGGCTTCTTCTCCCCGAGCAGCTCCAACACCAGCCTGTACCTTGGGATATGGTACCACAACATCCCTGGACCAATCACCATCGTGTGGGTTGCCAACCGAGACAACCCAATTCTCGCCCCTTCATCCCCGGTGCTCGCCATCACCAACAGTTCAGACCTGGTGTTGTCAGATTCCCAAGGTCGCACTCCTTGGGCGGTGAAGAAAAACAGCACGGGCGCTGGAGCTACTGCAGTGCTTCTCGACGAGGGGAACTTGGTCCTCCGACTTCCAAATGGTAAGATCACATGGCAGAGTTTTGATCACCCAACCGACACAGTACTTCCCAAGATGAGATTTTTGGTGAGCTACAAGGCAAAAGTCGCCATgcggcttgttgcttggaagggcCCAGATGACCCATCTTCTGGGGATTTCTCGTGCAGCGGCGACCCTAGCTCTCCAGACCTTCAGTTCGTCACATGGAACAAGACAGAGCCATATTGCCGCCTCACTGTCCGGAGCGGCAAGTCTGTGTCCGGTGGCACATATCTAACCAACACCAGCTCCGTCTTGTACCAAACGTCTGTCAACTCTGGAGACGAGTTCTACGTCACCTACACAATCTCTGACAACTCAACGCTCATGCGCTTGATGATTGACTACACTGGCAAGTTGAAGTACCTAAGTTGGAATAGACACACATCATCATGGGCAATCTTTGGAGAACACCCCTATGTTCCATGCGAACTCTATGCCTCGTGTGGCCCATTCAGTTATTGCGACTTCACTCAGATTACACCAGCTTGCCAATGCCTTGATGGATTTGAGCCTGACGACGGTGTTAATTTTTTCTCTAAAGGATGTTACAGACAGGAAGCGCTCAAATGCGGCAAGCAAAGTCATTTCGCTCCGTTATCTGGGATGAAGGTTCCTGATAACTTCTTCCACATAAGGAACAGAAGCTTAGATGAATGTGCAGCTGAGTGTAGTCGCAACTGCTCGTGCACGGCTTACGCTTACAGCGACTTGAGTAGCGCCGGTGCAATGGCTGACCCTTCAAGGTGCTTAGTTTGGTCAGGGGAGCTTATCGATGCTGGGAAGTCAACCTCTGGCGAGAATATGTACATCCGCCTGGCCAATTCTCCTG CAGTTAACAAGAAACCTACTACAGAACAGATTCTACTCCCGATTATAGCCTTCTTGTTGCTATTGGCATGCATAGCCCTCGTCGGGATCTACAAATACAAAG CAGGCAaatggagaaagaagaaaaaccaGAAGAAACTGATGCTAGGATACTTCAGCACATCCAAAGAACTTGAGGGCAATAGTACAGTTCCATCTGTTACCTTTGAAGATATCCTTTCAGCAACAAATTTTTTCGCTGACTCCAACTTGCTAGGGCGGGGAGGCTTTGGCAAAGTGTACAAG GGAACATTTGAAGGTGAAAATGTGGTGGCTGTCAAAAGGCTTAGCCAGAATTCTGGACAAGGTACAGTGGAGTTCAGGAATGAAGTAGTTTTAATTGCCAAACTGCAGCACAAAAACCTAGTCAGACTTCTTGGTTGCTGCATTCATGGGGATGAGAAGTTACTGATCTACGAATACCTACCTAACAAAAGCTTGGATTCCTATCTTTTCG ATTTTGGCATGGCAAGAATATTTGGTGCTAACCAGAACCAAGCAAACACTAACCGGGTCGTTGGAACATA TGGTTATATGTCGCCTGAATATGCAATGCGAGGTGCCTTTTCTGTAAAATCAGATACTTATAGCTTCGGCGTTCTTCTACTGGAGATTGTAAGTGGCTTGAAGATCAGCTCACCTCAGCTCATAGCCAACTTTTCTAGCCTGATCACCTAT gcgtggagattatgGGAAGATGAAAAGGCAACTGAACTGGTGGACTGTTCAGTTGTTGCAAGCTGCCCACTTCATGAAGTTCTACGGTGCATTCATGTGGGACTCTTGTGTGTTCAAGATCATCCCAATGATAGGCCACTAATGTCATCGGTTATGAATATGATCGAGAATGAAAACGCACTTCTTCCGACTCCAAAACAACCTATATATTTTGCTGAAAGTAACTATGAAGGTGCAGAAGCAAGAGAGAGCATGGAGAACTCCGTGAATGAAATGAGTATCACCACACTTGAGGGCCGTTAG